TTATGAAAGACATTTGGAAAAAGAAATTAGAAAAGTTTTGGATTTTACTGGTTGCCCAATAAAATTAATCTTTAAAAACAAAAATGGATTGGAATAAAAATTACTATAAAATTTATAGTAATTTTTTATATTTCATATTCAATGGTTTTTCTTTTTAATATGTTAAAAAAAGTATAAAGCAAAATAGGATCTTTGTAATTAGTTTTAGATAAATGTTTTTCTATTTCATTAATAGAAAATAAGGATCCAACAATAGTAAATTTGTTTTTTTCTTTTCTTTGTTTTAATACATTACAAATAAATTCTAAAATAAATGGAAAGGTATTTTTAATTGAATTTAAATCATCTATTACTAGAACATCTAATTCAACAAATTTTTTTATTAATTCGCTAGTTGATTCTTTTTGAAAAATTCATTCACTAATAAATTGTTTTCAATTATCATATTTTAAATATGCAGTTAATTTATATCTTCTAGCAAAATAATTAGCAATTGCTTGTAATAAATAACTTTTACCATTGCTTTTTTTAGAATAAATAAAAAGATCTCTTATTTCTTTTTTATTATCTAATATATTATTGTAATAATTTAAATTATTA
Above is a window of Mycoplasma sp. 1018B DNA encoding:
- a CDS encoding DnaA ATPase domain-containing protein — translated: MTKNNKVSDFVFQELNNNSEYYNDIILNFFHNDPVVSKLIEKYNITNEEILQYTGELISIVSKKNNNEHYMFNIQIFRDENNNLIFKKYHQPSRKLIREKSLRFTSIDNPNPNCLRSKIIFSADKYGKNKQDIVNNLNYYNNILDNKKEIRDLFIYSKKSNGKSYLLQAIANYFARRYKLTAYLKYDNWKQFISEWIFQKESTSELIKKFVELDVLVIDDLNSIKNTFPFILEFICNVLKQRKEKNKFTIVGSLFSINEIEKHLSKTNYKDPILLYTFFNILKRKTIEYEI